CCAATCCGGTAACGCGCCGGGACAGGGAGGCAGTGGCCCCCCGGGACTCGGTGGCGGCGGTCCTCCGGGACTCGGCGGCGGCGGTCCGCCAGGACAGGGAGGCGGAGGGCCGCCACGCGGTCGTCCGTAGTGAGACGGAACGACAGATGGTGCTGACGTTCAGCCTCGTGCTGATCGCGCTCCTCGGAGCTGCCGTCGTCAGTGACCTCAGGGCCCGGCGTATTGCCAATGCCCTCAACCTGTTGGTTCTGGTGCTGGGTCTGACGCAGGCCGTCATGTTCGGCGGTGGCGCCGGAGGCTTGTGGCACGCGGCATTGGGTGTGCTGACGGGTCTCGCGATCTGGTTCCCCATGTTTGCACTGCGCCTCATCGGAGCGGGAGACGCGAAACTCATGGCGGCATCTTCAGCGTGGCTTGGGTGGCAGGGTGCGATCACCGCTTCGCTTGTCACCGGTGCAGCCGGCGGTGTGCTGGGTGCGTATTGGCTGCTGCGCCGCTATGGAATGGGCCGCGCTGCGCATGCCCTGGGTCTCGCGCTGCGCGATCCCACGCAACTGCGCATGCAGCCATTCGAGGCCAGGGAACGTGTGCCTTACGCCATGGCCGTGGCTGTTGGTGTGCTGGTGGCCTGGTGGAGCGTCGCGGGTGAGAATATCCGGAGGGCGCTGACGTGAAACACGCGCGTCTCAACTCCGTCTGGCGCCGCTGGCGCCGTGAGGATGATGGCGGCGCCATCGTCGAGTTCGTGGTGGTGCTCCCGGTGCTCCTGTTTCTGATGTTCGGGATCGTGGACTTCAGTCGTGCGTTTGCGCAGCGCAACAATCTGGTGTCGGCGGTGCGCGAGGGTGGGCGCTTTGGCGCGACGCTGGAGTTTCCCTGCGCTGCGGAGACCGCCATCGAAGACCGTGTGATCAGCTACTTCACTTCTGTTGGTGATTCGGTCCCGGCACGAAGTGATATCGCGGTCACGTTTACGGGGACCTGCCCGGATGCCGTCACCAACATCACGGTGGCCATCACCAATTATCCGTTCAAGCCCCTGCTGCTTCCCCTCCCGGCCAACGCCATCAACCTGAAGGCGCGGGCTGTGTATCGCTGGGAGCGTTCGCCGTGAGCGTGCGCCTCCGTCGTTCTGCCATGACCTCTGCTCCGCGTCCTCATGTTCGGTGACCGCCGATATCGATTTGTGCTGTACATCGCGCTGATGGTGGCCGGTCTGGCCACCTTCGGCGTGTATCGTGTCATCGACGGCATGCGCGCGAGCAGTCGCATTGCCACGCAGAATGTCGTCGTGGCAGCGGCAGACATCCCCGAAGGCCAGGCCCTCACGCAGGTGGACCTGGCCGTCGTGCAATTGCCGGTGGCTGCGGTGCCGGCCGGGTCGTACGGCGCGCCGACGGACGTGGTGGGACGCGTCTCACGTATCCCCATCTTCAAGGGCGAAGCCATCGTGCCGGGCCGTCTGGCGCCCGAGGGCACTGCGGGTGGCCTCGAGGTCAAGATCCTGCCCGGCAAGCGCGCCATGTCGGTGCGCATCGATGACGTCGCGGGCTTGTCCGGCATGGTACAGCCCAACTCGCGCGTGGACGTCATGCTCACCACACGCGATGCCGTGGCGGGTGGTCAAATCTCCAAGCTGTTCATGAGCAACATGCGCGTGCTGTCGGTGGGTGCGCAGGTCACGCGCGGCGAAGATGGCCGCCCCATCAACGCGCCCACCGCCACGCTTGAAGTCACGCCGGAGGAAGCCGAGCGACTCGCACTGGCCACGCGCGAAGGCAGCATCCAGTTGGTGCTGCGTGGTTACGGGGACCCCGACTCCATCAAGACGACGGGCGCCGTGAAGGGCGATCTGCTCACGCAGGTGGCCGTGCCCGCGGCGCCGCAGCTACCGGAGAAGCGACCGGCGCCGCGTCGCAGCACGCCGGTGCCCGCTCCGCAGCCCGCGCCGCAGCCCACCACGATTACCGTGCCGCCCAAGACGGACTCGGTGGTGGTGAAGGTCTATCGCGGCGATCAGTTGTCGCAGCTCAAGTTCGAACAGGCGCGTGACAGCGCCCGACGTGATTCCATCCGTCGCGCGCAGCGCGACACGCTTCGCTGATCCTCCACCCACCCGCCAAGATGCGTTTCCCCTCCCGTACCATCGCGGCCCTGTTGTGCGGATTGGCCGTGTCGGCCACGCTCGCGCCTGCACACGCTGCGGCGCAAACCGTGGTGCAACCCACGAACGTCGAAGTCGTGTCGCTGTCCATCGGGCGCGCGATCCCCATCGACCTGCCCAATCCGGTCACGCAGGTCAACGTCACCAATCCGGCGGTGGCGGACATCGTGGTCATCAGCGAGCGCAGCGTAGTGCTCAATGCCAAGGCCCTGGGCGAGACCGATATTCTGCTTTCAGGGCCGGCACTCGGCCGCCGTCACCTGCGCGTCACGGTCAATCAGGCGGTCGAGCAGCGCCAAATCGCGCTCGGCATCAAGTTCGCCGAGGTCCGGCGCGACGCGCTGTACGAACTCGGCGTGTCCGGCGCATATCAGGCGAAGAGTGGCAATGTGGATGCGGGGACCGGCATTCTCGCGCCGGGGGCGTCCACCGCGACCAGTGCCATTCGCTTCGCGGGTTCGTTCTTCAACTTCGGCACCCAGGACATCACCGCCTTTATTGACGCGCAGGAGCAGATGGGCCGCGCGCGTTCCCTCGCCGAACCCACGCTCATTGCCGGCAACAAGGACTCCGCCACCTTCCTTGCTGGTGGCGAACTGCCGGTGCCGGTGGCGCAGCCCGGGCAGGGCGGGCAGGTCTTCATCGTCATTCAGTACCGACCCTTTGGCGTGCAACTCAAGTTCCGCGGCGAAGTCATCAACGATTCACTCGTCAAGCTGCGTGTGGCCCCCGAAGTGTCGAGTCTCGACTTCGGCAACGCCGTGCTGCTTTCGGGCTTCCGCATTCCGGCCATTCGCACACGTCGCGTCGAAACAACAGTGGACGTCAGGCCCGGCGAAAGTCTCGTGCTGTCAGGCCTCTTCAACGAGGAACGCGAGAGCGTGCGCACCGGCATTCCCGGCTTGATGCGTTTGCCCATCATCGGCGCCCTCTTCTCCAGCTCGCGCTGGCAGAACAACGAATCGGAGTTGCTGGTGGTGGTAACGCCGCAGGTGTTTGACCCCAACACACCGCGCGGGCCGCGCACCATGCAGTTCAAGCCGGACAGTCTCACGCCAGCCATCGAGGCCTTGCGGAAGCGACTGCCGCCCGAGTGAGTGTGAGCCCTTTGCGTTTCGCTTCCCGTACCGAGTTGCTGCCGCCATGCGTCGTGCGCTGATCCTCCAGGGGGCCCTCGGCCCTCTCACGCCTCTCTACCCCGTGTTCACCGGGGCGGGCTTCGCCCGTCCGGAGGAAACGGACCGGGTGGACGTGCTCCCTGAGCTCGTTGAGCGCGGTGACGTGGACTTGCTGGTGGTGCCACTGGAGGGCGCAGCCCCCGCCACCCTCGATCTCATTGAAGACCTGCTGCGGCAGCGCGACGGCCTGGTGGCAATTGGCACCGCGCCCGAAGCCAGCAGCGACGTCATCCTCGCCGCATTCCGCCGCGGCTTCAGTGAGTTCATCGTCTCACCAGCCACGCCCAGTGACCTGTCCGGCGCGCTGGCGCGTCTCGAAGCCAAGTGGGCACGCGCCCCCAAGGGCGGGCATATCACCGCCGTGTACAGCCCGGCAGGCGGTGCCGGCGTCACAACCATTGCGGTCAACCTCGCGCACGCGCTGTCGGTTCGTAAACCGCCGGGCCGGGTGGCCGTGGCCGACCTTGTCGTTGGGCTCGGCGACGTCTCGACGCACCTCAATCTCTCGCCCACCTACGATCTGGGCGAACTGGTGCGCAAACTCGACCGCGCCGATAGCGAGTCGCTGCATTCCATCACCGTGAGCGTGCAGGAAGGCTTTGATGCCCTCACGGGCACCGACGACATCGAAATCGGTGAGGACGTAACCGCCGACGCGGTCATGCGCATCATGGACCTCATGCGCAGCACCTACTCCTACACCGTGCTCGATGTGGAACACACGGTCTCGCCGCGCACCATTGCCGCACTCGACGGCGCAGATCGCATTCTGCTGGTCTTCCAGGTCACGGTGGCGGGGCTGCGCAAGGCCAAGCGCGCGCTGGCCATGTTCGAACAGCTCGAGTTTGCCAAGGAAAAGATCGTGCTCGTGGCCAATCGGGTGGGGACCAGTGACGTCATGGCCTGGCCCGACGTGGCCAAGGCGCTTGGGCGCTCGGTGGATTTTCGTTTGCCGAACAGTTTTCAGCTGGTGGCCGATGCACAGACCCGTGGTGTGCCCATTGCGTTGGCCGGCATGAACGGCGGATCGGCGCAGGCCCTCATTGAGGCCTATCAGTTGCTGGCCATCCGCATCATGGGGCAGAAGGGCTTCACGCCCTCGGCCGGCGCGTCCATCGTCACCACCAACGGCACAGGCTCCGGCTTCGGCCGCCTGTTGTCCAAGCTGCGGAAGTAATCATGGCTCAGGAACGCTCGCTCCGCGAACGCCTGCTGGGTCGCAAGCCGGCCACGCCAGAGGGCAACGGCAACGCCGCTTCGGCGCCGGGTGCCGACCCGCATACGCCCATCGACCCCCTGCATGGTCTGCCGCAGCCCGAGCAGAAGGCCGAGGGCGACTCGCGCGGTGAACTCTCGCCGGTGGACCTGCTCAAGCGCGATCTCCACCAGAAGCTGGTCGATCGTCTCGATCTTGCAGCGCTCGAAAAGATTCGCGACGAGGCCGTGCTCACGCAGCAGATCCGCACGGCGGTGCTGGAGTTCCTGCGCATTGAGCAGGCACCGCTTTCGGCCGCCGAGCGCGATGAAGTGGTGGAGCAGATCGTGTGGGAGGTCACGGGCCTCGGGCCCATCGAACCGCTCACGCGTGACGGGACCATCTCCGACATTCTCGTCAACGGTCCCAAGTCGGTGTACGTGGAGCGCCGCGGCCGTCTCGAAAAGACGGGCGTCACGTTCCGCGACAACGCGCACCTGCTCACCATCATCGATCGCATCGTCAGCAAGGTCGGGCGGCGCGTTGACGAATCGCAGCCCATGGTGGACGCGCGTCTCACCGACGGCTCGCGTGTCAACGCCATCATCCCGCCACTGGCCATCGACGGGCCGGTGCTGTCCATCCGCCGCTTCGGCGCATCCATCGGGCCGCGTCGCCTGCTCGAACTGGGTGCCATGTCGCCGGCCATGCTGCGACTCTTGGCCGCCTGTGTGGTGGCCCGCCTCAACATCCTCGTATCGGGTGGTACGGGCGCGGGCAAAACCACCATCCTCAATGCGCTGTCCAGTTTCATACCTGGCAGCGAACGTCTGGTGACCATCGAAGACGCGGCCGAATTGCGCTTGCAGCAGTCGCACGTGGTGCGTCTCGAAACCCGTCCGCCCAACACCGAAGGGCGCGGCGAAGTGAGTGCGCGTGATCTCGTCAAGAACGCGCTGCGCATGCGTCCCGACCGCATCATCATTGGTGAGGTGCGATCGGGCGAAGCGCTCGACATGCTGCAGGCCATGAACACCGGTCACGAAGGTTCGCTCACCACCATCCACGCCAACTCGGCGCGCGATGCATTGGCGCGCCTCGAAACCATGGTGCTCTTTGCCGGAACGGCGCTGCCCACACGCGCCATTCGCGAGCAGATGGCCTCGGCGCTCAATGTCATCGTGCAGGTGTCGCGCATGACCGATGGAACGCGCCGCATCACCAGCATCACCGAAGTTTCCACCATGGAAAGCGACGTCATCACCACGCAGGAGATCTTCCGCTTCCGGCGGCTTGGTGTGGCCGACGACGGTACCGTGCTGGGCAACTTCGAAGCCACCGGCGTGCGACCGCTGTTCATGGACCAGATTCTGGCGCGTGGCATCAATCTGCCGCACGAAACGTTCGCCTTCGGCTCCAGCGCGCCCGCCGCGCCAATGCTGGAGGCGGGCCTTGATGTGGGACTGGTGGGCAAGGCGGTCGAGTCATGACCGCGCTTGTTCTCACCCTGGTGTTCCTCGGTGCCATGTTGCTGGTGGTGGGCACCTTCGTGTTCATCAATCGGCGCCGCCTGGCGGCCGCAGACGCTGCACGCATTCGCGTGGGAGACACCGGCGGCATTCTGCGTGGCGAAGTGCCCCTGTCCATTCTGCGCGACGACCGCGTGTCGGACGTCAAGGCGCTCGACACGCTGCTCAGCGGCAAGGACATCACGGTGCGCCTCGAGCGCGAGCTGGCACACGCCGGATCGCGTCAGAAGCCAGGCGAGTTTCTGCTGTTCACGCTGCTTTCGGCCATGATCGGCCTCACGCTGGCCCAGTTCGTCTTTGGCGGCATTGCCAGCGTGGTGGGTGTGCTGCTCGGTGCGCCCATTCCCTGGCTCATGCTGCGCCGCCGGCAGGGCATTCGCCGTCGGCAGTTCGAAAACGCCTTTCCCGATGCGCTTGATCTCATGACCAACGCGTTGCGTGCGGGCTACTCGCTGCAGGCGGCCATGGAATTTGTGGGGCGTGAGTCGCAGGCCCCGCTGCGGCAGGAGTTTCTGCGCTTCTACGACGAGCAGCGCCTTGGCGTCGATGTGCGCACCGCGCTGTTGGCCATGCAGGAGCGAATTGGCACGGAAGAGGCCAGGCTGTTCGTCACCTCGCTCATCATTCAGCGTGAGACGGGCGGCAACCTGGTGGAGCTGCTCACCAACATCAGCAACCTCATTCGTGAGCGACTCGAGTTCCAGGCCAACCTGGCGACGCTCACGGCGGAACCCAAGATGTCGGCGCGCGTGCTGGCGGCCATGCCCTTCGTGATGTTCTTTGCCATCTACGCCATCAATGCGCAGTACATGCAGCCGCTTTTTGTCGATCCGGTGGGCAAGCTCCTCGTGGTGTATGCGGTAGTCTCAGTGATCGTCGGTTACATCATCATGGACCGTATCGCGAGTATCGACCTGTGAGGATCGACCCTGTGAGAGGCGCGCGCTGATGGCCGAGATCCCGCTGACCCTCATCTTCCTCGTGCTCACCGTCATTGTCGCGGTGAGTACGATGGTCTATGTGGCCATTGCGGAGCGCGAGCGAAAGGAGACACTGCAGCGTGTGTCTCCCGACCTTGAGGCGTCGCGCCTGGCCGAGCGTTTGCTGCTCAACGAAGACGCCACGGCCTCGTCGCGACTGGCGTCCTGGCTGCGCGACCGCATGCCCGAGAGTTTTGTCTCGGACACCAGCAATGTGCACAAGCTCGTGCATGCCGGGTTCGACGGGGCGGCCGCGCCGGTGATCTTTTCGGCGGTCCGCATCGCGTCGGCGTTGCTCATGCCGGTGCTGTCGTTTGTGGCCGCGCCGCGTGACAACCCCGTGTGGTTGGCGGTATCGGTGGTGATGGGGTTGGTGGTGGGTGTGGCCGGCCCGCAGGCGGTGCTCGACCGGCTGGCCGCGCAGCGTCAGGAGCGTATTCGGCGTTCGGTGCCCGATGCCCTGGACTTGTTGGTGGTGTGCGTCGAGGCGGGTGTCTCTCTCGACGCGGCCATTCTCCGTGTGGCGCGAGATCTGTCGAATGTGCGACCGGAGCTGGCGCTCGAGTTTGCGCAGGTGGTGCGGCGCGTGAATGCCGGCATGCCACGCGACCGCGCACTGCTCAGTCTGTCACAGCGTACGGGTGTGGACGAGCTGCGCACATTGGTGGCGAGCATGATTCAGACCGAGCGGCTCGGCACGTCGATTGCGCGGGTGCTGCGTGTCAACTCCGAGTCGCTGCGACTGCGTCGGCGTCAGAAGGCCGAAAAGCGTGCGGCCGAAGCGGCACTCAAGATGATCTTTCCGCTCGCGTTGTTCCTGCTGCCGGCCCTGCTGGCCGTGATTCTCGGTCCGGCGGCCATCACCGTCATCGGTCAGCTGGGGAGTCTTTCCCAATAGGAGGTCTCATGTGGACGCGTGCACGCAGGTTGGCAGCGGGATGGCGTTCGAACACGGGTCGATCGAAGACGCGGCGTGAGCGCCGCGGCGCCACACTCGTGTTTGTGGCGGTGTTTGCGCTGGCTCTGGTGGGTGTCGCGGCATTTGCCATCGACGCCAGTCGTCTGTACGTGGGCACCAACGAGCTCCAGACGGGGGCCGACGCGGCGGCGTTGCGGGCGGCGCGGTTCATGCAGACAGCCGCCGGTGCTGATCCAACGGCGACTGCAGTTGCTTTCGCACCCTCCAACGAGGCACTGGGGAGCAGCATGCAACTGTCGGCAGATGATCTCACTCCCATCCTGTACAATCCTACCAACAGTTCCTTCACACCCACCACGTGGGCGTTGGCTAACGCGGTGGAGGTTCGAGGCTCACGCGCGGGTACCCTGTTGTTTGGCCGCTTGCTTACCAATGTCATGCCGGCGCCGCGTCGGCGGTCGGTGGCGTGGGTAGCCAACGTAACGCGTGTAAGTTGCCCTGCTCCGTTGGGCTTCCCGATGGAGGCACTAAACAACAGGCTATACGGGACGCTTGGTGACAATTCCGTTCGCACAGATCTGTATGCCACCTTGTTGGCCAAGCAGGGCACACCACTCAACATCACGATGGTGTTGTACCCCAGTGGTGCAACCGAGCCCAAGTCCTCGCCAACTGGCGCTTGGGATTTCAAGGCCATCGACAACACCGAGGGACCGGGCGGAAACGGTATGAATGGTTATGCGGACCAACTGGCTGGCGTCAGCTGTAATGCGAACGGCACCACGGCGATCGATTCGACTGAGGTGTTCAAGGGGCAGGGGAAGGGAAGTGTTGACCAGAAGACCTGGCGGGCCGCGCACAACAATCAGGGTGGCCCGAACAACGGCCAGACCTTTTGTGAGGCCGGCCATTCGCCGGTCTGCTATCCAAAGCTGTCCGGCGGGCTTGGTGATGCCGGTGTGGTCCGCGATGTCTCGTGGATTGGCGCCGTGTCAGGTGGGTCTGCGTCCGTACGCACCCTCGGCGGCTTCAAGGTCATGTGTGTATTCGAGGGAAAGAAGGGTAACGGCAAGAACAAGGGTGAGGACTGTCCATGGTACGACAGTTATCGCGCGTCAGTCTACGCGCCGCCCGGCTTGCCTGAGGACCTTCCGCAAGGGACCATCGTTGGCTATCCCGTGCCTTCGGCTCCGGGCCTTGGTGCGGGCACTTCGCTCGGTACGGCGCCGGCAACAGGCCAACGTCTCATCCTCGTGCGGTGAGCGCTCGTCGCAACAGGCTCGCTGCGCTCGCCGGCGCCATGCTGGCATGGCCTCCCGCCGCGCGCGCACAGAGCCTCGACGCCACGCCACCGTCATATTGCGGTGAGCCAGCCTTGGCCAGCGCACGCACAGCGGCGGTATCAGATTCCCGCGCGCTGGTGCGCTTTACGTCAGGAATCGCATCTGACACCAACGATGCCTTCCTTGCGCGCGCACTCAGTCGCCTGACGGCGGAGCGCGTGCGGCGTGCCGCTCAAGTGGCCGTAGAGTCACGCGGGGTAGGCGCCGGTGCTGTCCAGACTGATGCCAGCAGTGCCATCGCCGAAGGACGGGTGCTTGGCGTGCGCTTTGTGCTGGTGGGCACGGTCGAGCGCCTCAATGAGCGCAGTGTGGTAACCTGGCGCCTCGTCGATGCCCGGACCGGACGCGAAATGAGCAGTGGCGTGGTTACGCAGGCCCTGGGCAGTCCGGACAGTCTCGTCACGGTGGCAACGGCGGCTCTCACGCGTGCATTCGGACGCCCGAGTTACGTGGCCGCGCCGTATGAGCGTATCCAGTCACGCGCACCAGATGCCATCAATGCCTACCTGCGCGCGCTCAGCGGACTCGAAGCCTTTGACCGGCAGACCGCCGAGCGCACGGAGGACGCGCTCCTGACGGCGGTGCGCCTCGATCCCTCGTTTCTGGCAGCACACTATCGAATCGCCACGCATGCGCTGCGGCAACTCACGTGGATATCCCAGCGCGACGCCGAACGCGAGCGGCTGTACAAGCAGGGCCTCGCCGCGGTGGGTCAGGTGCTCATGCGCGCACCGTATGACTTGCAGGCACTCACCCTGCTTGCGGCGCTGCACGTCCAAGGCGATGCCCCGGAATTGGCGCAGCCCATCGTCGCCGTGCTGCACAAGCGCGCCCCCGACAATCCCGATGTCGTGGCGGTAGAGGCGCAGGTGTTGCGCATGATCGGACGCAGCTCGCAGGCCTTGCAGCGCCTGCGTACGCGTGGTGGTGCGGCCGACGTGAGTGTGGAGGCGCTGCTCGTGCTGGCCGAGTTGGAGCGGCACGCTGGAAACACGAGGCAGGCCTGTCGTTTGCTCAATCGGGCCGTGGTGCTCGACCCGCAGCACGCGCCGGCCTATGTCTGGCGGGCCATTGTGCGCAGCCAGCTCAACGAGCGCCGCGAAGCCTGGGCCGATGCCGAGGTGGCCGCGCGACTCGGCCGCACCGACTGGGGCGAACTGGCTGCAGCGCTCGTTGATGTGTCGGTGGGAGACTCGGTGCGCGCACGCAATCGGGCCAAGCCGTGGACCACTCCCGAGTATCTCGCGGAAGGGGGATGGCTCGATCTCGTACTCGCCGCCTACGTCTCGCTCGCGCTCAATCGAGCCGACGAGGCACAACGCGCGTTGCGGCAGGTGTCTTGTCACGAACCAAGACGTGGTCTGCTGGGCGGTGACCCGCTGCTGCGCTATGTGCGGCTGCCAACGGCCTGCAGTGGGCGGCAGGCTGCAGCACCTGCGCAGCCGGCCGCACCAACCGCGCCAACCCGATCGTCAGTCGGCGTTGCGGATCCAGCGAAACACTTCCGCCAG
This DNA window, taken from Gemmatimonas sp. UBA7669, encodes the following:
- a CDS encoding A24 family peptidase, with amino-acid sequence MVLTFSLVLIALLGAAVVSDLRARRIANALNLLVLVLGLTQAVMFGGGAGGLWHAALGVLTGLAIWFPMFALRLIGAGDAKLMAASSAWLGWQGAITASLVTGAAGGVLGAYWLLRRYGMGRAAHALGLALRDPTQLRMQPFEARERVPYAMAVAVGVLVAWWSVAGENIRRALT
- a CDS encoding TadE/TadG family type IV pilus assembly protein, which codes for MKHARLNSVWRRWRREDDGGAIVEFVVVLPVLLFLMFGIVDFSRAFAQRNNLVSAVREGGRFGATLEFPCAAETAIEDRVISYFTSVGDSVPARSDIAVTFTGTCPDAVTNITVAITNYPFKPLLLPLPANAINLKARAVYRWERSP
- the cpaB gene encoding Flp pilus assembly protein CpaB, whose product is MFGDRRYRFVLYIALMVAGLATFGVYRVIDGMRASSRIATQNVVVAAADIPEGQALTQVDLAVVQLPVAAVPAGSYGAPTDVVGRVSRIPIFKGEAIVPGRLAPEGTAGGLEVKILPGKRAMSVRIDDVAGLSGMVQPNSRVDVMLTTRDAVAGGQISKLFMSNMRVLSVGAQVTRGEDGRPINAPTATLEVTPEEAERLALATREGSIQLVLRGYGDPDSIKTTGAVKGDLLTQVAVPAAPQLPEKRPAPRRSTPVPAPQPAPQPTTITVPPKTDSVVVKVYRGDQLSQLKFEQARDSARRDSIRRAQRDTLR
- a CDS encoding type II and III secretion system protein family protein translates to MRFPSRTIAALLCGLAVSATLAPAHAAAQTVVQPTNVEVVSLSIGRAIPIDLPNPVTQVNVTNPAVADIVVISERSVVLNAKALGETDILLSGPALGRRHLRVTVNQAVEQRQIALGIKFAEVRRDALYELGVSGAYQAKSGNVDAGTGILAPGASTATSAIRFAGSFFNFGTQDITAFIDAQEQMGRARSLAEPTLIAGNKDSATFLAGGELPVPVAQPGQGGQVFIVIQYRPFGVQLKFRGEVINDSLVKLRVAPEVSSLDFGNAVLLSGFRIPAIRTRRVETTVDVRPGESLVLSGLFNEERESVRTGIPGLMRLPIIGALFSSSRWQNNESELLVVVTPQVFDPNTPRGPRTMQFKPDSLTPAIEALRKRLPPE
- a CDS encoding AAA family ATPase, with translation MRRALILQGALGPLTPLYPVFTGAGFARPEETDRVDVLPELVERGDVDLLVVPLEGAAPATLDLIEDLLRQRDGLVAIGTAPEASSDVILAAFRRGFSEFIVSPATPSDLSGALARLEAKWARAPKGGHITAVYSPAGGAGVTTIAVNLAHALSVRKPPGRVAVADLVVGLGDVSTHLNLSPTYDLGELVRKLDRADSESLHSITVSVQEGFDALTGTDDIEIGEDVTADAVMRIMDLMRSTYSYTVLDVEHTVSPRTIAALDGADRILLVFQVTVAGLRKAKRALAMFEQLEFAKEKIVLVANRVGTSDVMAWPDVAKALGRSVDFRLPNSFQLVADAQTRGVPIALAGMNGGSAQALIEAYQLLAIRIMGQKGFTPSAGASIVTTNGTGSGFGRLLSKLRK
- a CDS encoding CpaF family protein, translated to MAQERSLRERLLGRKPATPEGNGNAASAPGADPHTPIDPLHGLPQPEQKAEGDSRGELSPVDLLKRDLHQKLVDRLDLAALEKIRDEAVLTQQIRTAVLEFLRIEQAPLSAAERDEVVEQIVWEVTGLGPIEPLTRDGTISDILVNGPKSVYVERRGRLEKTGVTFRDNAHLLTIIDRIVSKVGRRVDESQPMVDARLTDGSRVNAIIPPLAIDGPVLSIRRFGASIGPRRLLELGAMSPAMLRLLAACVVARLNILVSGGTGAGKTTILNALSSFIPGSERLVTIEDAAELRLQQSHVVRLETRPPNTEGRGEVSARDLVKNALRMRPDRIIIGEVRSGEALDMLQAMNTGHEGSLTTIHANSARDALARLETMVLFAGTALPTRAIREQMASALNVIVQVSRMTDGTRRITSITEVSTMESDVITTQEIFRFRRLGVADDGTVLGNFEATGVRPLFMDQILARGINLPHETFAFGSSAPAAPMLEAGLDVGLVGKAVES
- a CDS encoding type II secretion system F family protein is translated as MTALVLTLVFLGAMLLVVGTFVFINRRRLAAADAARIRVGDTGGILRGEVPLSILRDDRVSDVKALDTLLSGKDITVRLERELAHAGSRQKPGEFLLFTLLSAMIGLTLAQFVFGGIASVVGVLLGAPIPWLMLRRRQGIRRRQFENAFPDALDLMTNALRAGYSLQAAMEFVGRESQAPLRQEFLRFYDEQRLGVDVRTALLAMQERIGTEEARLFVTSLIIQRETGGNLVELLTNISNLIRERLEFQANLATLTAEPKMSARVLAAMPFVMFFAIYAINAQYMQPLFVDPVGKLLVVYAVVSVIVGYIIMDRIASIDL
- a CDS encoding type II secretion system F family protein; amino-acid sequence: MAEIPLTLIFLVLTVIVAVSTMVYVAIAERERKETLQRVSPDLEASRLAERLLLNEDATASSRLASWLRDRMPESFVSDTSNVHKLVHAGFDGAAAPVIFSAVRIASALLMPVLSFVAAPRDNPVWLAVSVVMGLVVGVAGPQAVLDRLAAQRQERIRRSVPDALDLLVVCVEAGVSLDAAILRVARDLSNVRPELALEFAQVVRRVNAGMPRDRALLSLSQRTGVDELRTLVASMIQTERLGTSIARVLRVNSESLRLRRRQKAEKRAAEAALKMIFPLALFLLPALLAVILGPAAITVIGQLGSLSQ
- a CDS encoding pilus assembly protein TadG-related protein, which encodes MWTRARRLAAGWRSNTGRSKTRRERRGATLVFVAVFALALVGVAAFAIDASRLYVGTNELQTGADAAALRAARFMQTAAGADPTATAVAFAPSNEALGSSMQLSADDLTPILYNPTNSSFTPTTWALANAVEVRGSRAGTLLFGRLLTNVMPAPRRRSVAWVANVTRVSCPAPLGFPMEALNNRLYGTLGDNSVRTDLYATLLAKQGTPLNITMVLYPSGATEPKSSPTGAWDFKAIDNTEGPGGNGMNGYADQLAGVSCNANGTTAIDSTEVFKGQGKGSVDQKTWRAAHNNQGGPNNGQTFCEAGHSPVCYPKLSGGLGDAGVVRDVSWIGAVSGGSASVRTLGGFKVMCVFEGKKGNGKNKGEDCPWYDSYRASVYAPPGLPEDLPQGTIVGYPVPSAPGLGAGTSLGTAPATGQRLILVR